The genome window TCAGCTAAATAGTGACAAATGTAAGCAAAGAGGCACTTTGTATATACActacagtaaaaagaaaagaaggtcagctgaatattttttggaagtaataaaagaaatgcagcaaatTCACAAATTATTTCATACCTTTCAATTGTTctattttctgcaaaacatgTTTATTTCAAAAGTTGCAAGTTTAAGTTCTCTTGGTCCAAATCAATGTACACTTTAACACATGCATGATACAGCTGTCAGTCTGATAAGTTCAATATATCTTTCAAGATAACTGGTAAACTTTACATGATGAGGTTATAAGTACCATACTGCTCTAATGCAGATGTTGAGTCATTACTGTTTTTAATACTCCTAGTATCTTAACAAGGTTAtgttattactgtttttttcctccaaaatggaAGGATTAGCCTGCTTGTCCTAATGATATTTCAGTCACAGTATGATTCAAAGAAATATTAACATATCctgggaaatattttcatatccTGGGATACATCAGCAGCATTTCCTCATTCAAAGACCAGAGATTTGCTTGCATATTCACATTTAGTAAGACTGCTTTTCATGCAGTCAATATATGATCTAAGAGGACTCATGCTTTTAGTGTAGATGGTTTGGAAAGATGATCTACAAgcgttttgttttttttaatatcaaagcTCATATGAGCTATACAAAGAAAGTTCTTGGGAATATATTACTTAAACATTTTCTCTGGCTTGAGaatgaaaaattgaaaattgTACTATATCAAACAGCTTCCATTTTCTCACTTACCTAAGTTGTTATCAATTTTTTTGTGGTAAGCTTGCAGACATTGATTCTTTGGACAGGCATCCCGTTGCACTGAAGAAATTGAATCTATGTTGCTGAAATCACTATCTGCTAAGAGTAAAAGACATATAAAGTATatagtaaagaaagaagaatcaaGTTTTGGAAAGCTATCAAAACTTAATTTGACTATGGTTGCCACGTAATTATATAACTGGTTGGCAAGAGCATTAAAAGCAGTCCAACATCACTACCTACTGGACACACTCAAAATGAACAATTATAAAGCTATAATCACCCTCTTGCTGTCTTTTGTAACTCTACTgtgtagattaaaaaaaaaaaaccaaaaatatcCAATAAATCCCACAACCAACAGAACAAGCTTACTACCTTCTGTCAGCATTTAGCATTCCCACAGGTAAAGCCACTAGAGAGTCACTTCTGCCCTCTGTTGGACAGACTCTTAATATTATGCGAAATGTAATGGAGATTGAAGTTAGCAGAAAGCATCTCTTTTCTTAGAGAATTACAAATCAGGAATGCTAGGATACCAGGAATGCTAGGATACCTAACTTCTCCAGAAGTTAGGTAGCAACACAAGTCAGCATTTGGCCCTACCTTCACCACTGAGCAAGTTCCCTCCACTTTGACGACAGGCATTCAGTATAAAATAGACAAACCTGAATTATCTAGGCGTCTTAAATTTGGATGACTTTCCTGAAATTTTGAGTCTTGATCTTTGCTAGACATCACTGCTTCTTTTAATCtggtaatagaaaaaaatatataatcttATGGATCAAAGGCTTCATTCTGAATCAGTTAAAGAACAGGCATTAAAATTATCTAAGGAAAGAGAACTTAATAGACCTGATCCAACATATCCCTTTACAACTAATTATTATCACATcttcagtgaaagcagaatTGGTTGCTCTAGTGCTGAAAATAGCGTAAGCTTtgatttcaagaagaaaatcacaTCTGCGGTCTTAGAGGCAACCTATTCCTTTCCTctaattgaaaatgaaaaagggaagcagaaaaatcaaTCCATGCAACGTTACCAGGTTTTACATATATTTCTCAGCTGAAGACAGACAAGTACTGTGAGACACTTCATTTCTGCTTataacttttaattaaaaaagctgagaaagatGCATAATACTTAAGTAGATGCATGTCAATGCTTCAAAACCATGATTGCCTAATACAACTGAATTAAGCATGATGATTCAGGGGACTCTGAAAAGTAACTTGCGAAAAAATTCCTAAAAATCTGAAGTTATTCTTACCATTACAAAtataaggaaaagaatattttttttcagagttaaAGCAAAATGGAAACCAGACACAATCTCAGGAGTTTACAGAATCAGTAcgttatttttaaattctgattttttttttctggtttcagagatgctatggggaaaaaaaaataaatggatgaATTGAAGAGTTCAGGAGAAAGACACATGAATGAAAATAGTGACACTGTGAGGAAGCAGACGAAACACTCTTAGAGTCAGATAATTGGAGAGGGATCAAAGAACACAGAGTAGATAGCCAAGACCCTGGTAACAGAATGAGGAATACATGACAGCACTATGTTCCACTTCAACATTTACTTTAGAAGAACTGCTCTAGATCCAGATTCTCTCAGAAGATTTCTGATGACAGATAACTCCTCTTCTTGAACCCAAGAAAACAGTATCATGCCCCagtaaaattttcattttacttacCTACTGTTGCCATAATATTCAGGCATTCCATTCTGTTCTGGTTTGCTCTCAGGTGGTTTGGCTTTGAAGTAGTTAACCAGGCCTCCAAAAACGCTCTTAATGCTATTTATATGCCTTTGACTAGTCTTCAGGTCCTGGTCCATTTTATCAACCATTTGTTCTGTACGCTTCAGTGCCTCTCCTTGACGTATGAGCTCCTAATGGATATTGACAGATAAAATGAAGCTAGTAAAGTCAAGGTAAACTGATACATCaagcatttttaataaatgtgcttaaaaaaaaaaaaaactcaactGTGCAGACTACTCCTAAAGGCATGCAGCCTTTTCACTCGCTCCTGTTGTTCTGGGGGCATCTCAATGAAAAGCTGGCAGTCAGGTGTGACATTGGCCAGCTACAAAAACTTCATTTGTGCACAACTAGCTTCCCGGTATGTACTACAAAAGGGATTTAGGCACTTTCCACGCTGGTCCTCTGTCAGGCTGTATTGCTTCTTAATGGAACAAGTATCGCAACTAATGGGCAATGCAGTGAAAATGCAAAGGTTTACAACCAGGAAATGAAATCTATGTCTAGTTCTGGAACTGGAAATTAACAAGGGATGCTATTTTTACATTGCTAGGTTGTTCTGGATGATTTATAAACAGACTAGCTAAAGAATACTTTCTagatatattattatttatctatttaatattaatatttatattaatttagATTAATATTTCTTGATGTATAATTCTAATACAGCtagaattttttaatttttaaattagttttaaGGCAATGCTAACAGTGCAGGAGTTATAAATCCTGATATGCACAGctgtattattttgtatttcactgGCATTATGTGAAAGCAATCCAAAGATTCATTCTGATGGAAGACCTCCCCTCAGCTAATGCCGGTGCAAAACCAAGGCCTTGCATATATCTACAGAACTCCAGTATAACCATTAACCTCATGCTAAGACTCAATTCTCGGTCCCTCCTTTCAGCCATTTGTAACAGAGATCACAAGGCAGAGCTTGCTAagctgccaccagcactgctcctggggTCACTTTGGCAGTCATGCTTCTGCACTCCAGTGAACTCCCAATTAGCAGATGACATCACAGCAAGGCCCTCATTAGTAATGGCTGAATATAAACTCCACTCCAAAACAAGCATGTGAGAATGAAGGAAATGATTAATAGAGGGGGAACCAAGAGCACAATCAACAACTAAGCGT of Gallus gallus isolate bGalGal1 chromosome 15, bGalGal1.mat.broiler.GRCg7b, whole genome shotgun sequence contains these proteins:
- the SNAP29 gene encoding synaptosomal-associated protein 29 isoform 2 (isoform 2 is encoded by transcript variant 2) — translated: MSAVSRSYNPFDEDEEETRGGGEVCGAERQRYLQQEVLRRSVATADSTARSLSLLYESERIGVAASEELIRQGEALKRTEQMVDKMDQDLKTSQRHINSIKSVFGGLVNYFKAKPPESKPEQNGMPEYYGNSRLKEAVMSSKDQDSKFQESHPNLRRLDNSADSDFSNIDSISSVQRDACPKNQCLQAYHKKIDNNLDEMSSGLSRLKNLALGLQTEIEEQDDMLDRLTKKVEILDVGIKSTDKKIRQL
- the SNAP29 gene encoding synaptosomal-associated protein 29 isoform 1 (isoform 1 is encoded by transcript variant 1), with translation MSAVSRSYNPFDEDEEETRGGGEVCGAERQRYLQQEVLRRSVATADSTARSLSLLYESERIGVAASEELIRQGEALKRTEQMVDKMDQDLKTSQRHINSIKSVFGGLVNYFKAKPPESKPEQNGMPEYYGNSRLKEAVMSSKDQDSKFQESHPNLRRLDNSDSDFSNIDSISSVQRDACPKNQCLQAYHKKIDNNLDEMSSGLSRLKNLALGLQTEIEEQDDMLDRLTKKVEILDVGIKSTDKKIRQL